Proteins co-encoded in one Maylandia zebra isolate NMK-2024a linkage group LG16, Mzebra_GT3a, whole genome shotgun sequence genomic window:
- the LOC112436136 gene encoding olfactory receptor 4B13-like → MTAVLPGRREKPTERAAFCPAESPLVDWGEDLPLYKAFAFYFYPIVYFILFIVLYCVILFFNISLVLLIVLDESLHEPMYILLSSFCINALYGTTGFYPKFLSDLLSSSHRISYEGCLLQAFIAYSFSFCDLSILTVMAFDRYLAICRPLHYHSFMTKRRLSQLVCFSWLTPFCVFAINVLFTARLNAYVIIVIYHFHWLFIIWTYIYIIKTCVRSREDRVKFTQTCVPHLTSVIINATVLAFDAMYLRFGSRDLSQSLKNFIALEFLIIPPVMNPLMYGFKLTKIRNRILSLIYLKGK, encoded by the exons TTTTGCCCGGAAGGAGGGAGAAGCCGACTGAACGGGCGGCATTTTGTCCGGCTGAGAGTCCTCTGGTGGACTGGGGAGAGGATCTTCCG ttgtataaagcatttgcattctatttctatcctattgtatattttattctatttattgtactgtat TGTGTGATTTTGTTCTTCAATATTTCTCTTGTGCTGCTCATTGTCTTGGATGAAAGCCTCCATGAACCTATGTACATTTTACTGAGCAGCTTCTGCATTAATGCACTTTATGGAACCACAGGTTTCTACCCCAAATTCCTTTCAGATTTACTGTCGTCTTCTCACAGAATCTCCTATGAAGGGTGCCTTTTACAAGCTTTTATCGcgtattcattttctttttgtgattTGTCTATTTTAACTGTCATGGCCTTTGACAGGTATCTGGCTATATGTCGACCTCTGCACTACCACTCTTTCATGACTAAGAGGAGGCTTTCACAGCTGGTGTGTTTCTCCTGGctgacacctttctgtgtttttgccaTTAATGTCCTGTTTACAGCAAGACTCAA TGCATATGTGATAATTGTCATTTATCATTTTCATTGGCTTTTCATAATTTGGACTtacatatatattattaaaacatGTGTGAGGTCCAGAGAGGACAGAGTAAAGTTTACGCAGACCTGTGTGCCCCATCTGACTTCTGTGATCATAAATGCCACTGTACTGGCTTTTGATGCGATGTACTTGCGCTTTGGCTCCAGAGATTTATCCCAAAGCCTCAAAAACTTCATCGCTCTTGAATTTCTCATCATCCCTCCAGTTATGAATCCTCTCATGTATGGATTTAAACTCACCAAAATACGAAACAGAATCTtgagtttaatttatttgaaaggGAAATGA
- the LOC112436133 gene encoding olfactory receptor 6F1-like codes for MDNQSNERSFILSGFNETMNFTVPLFSVTLLYYCVILFFNISLVLLIVLDESLHEPMYILLSSFCINALYGTTGFYPKFLSDLLSSSHRISYEGCLLQAFVMYSFACCDLSILTVMAFDRYLAICRPLHYHSFMTKRRLSQLVCFSWLTPFCVFAINVLLTARLKLCGIKIQRALCLNWLIVQLACPEADTFSNNISAYVILVIYHFHYVFIIWTYIYIIKTCVRSREDRVMFMQTCVAHLTSVIINVTVMVFDAMYLRFGSRDLSQSLQNFITLEFLIIPPVMNPLMYGFKLTKIRNRILSLIYLKGK; via the coding sequence ATGGATAATCAGTCTAATGAAAGAAGTTTCATTCTGTCAGGATTTAATGAGACGATGAATTTCACAGTACCCCTCTTCTCAGTTACTTTACTGTATTACTGTGTGATTTTGTTCTTCAATATTTCTCTTGTGCTGCTCATTGTCTTGGATGAAAGCCTCCATGAACCTATGTACATTTTACTGAGCAGCTTCTGCATTAATGCACTTTATGGAACCACAGGTTTCTACCCAAAATTCCTTTCAGATTTACTGTCATCTTCTCACAGAATCTCCTATGAAGGGTGCCTTTTACAAGCTTTTGTCATGTATTCATTTGCTTGCTGTGATTTGTCTATTTTAACTGTCATGGCCTTTGACAGGTATCTGGCTATATGTCGACCTCTGCACTACCACTCTTTCATGACTAAGAGGAGGCTTTCACAGCTGGTGTGTTTCTCCTGGctgacacctttctgtgtttttgccaTTAATGTCCTGCTTACAGCAAGACTCAAGTTATGTGGTATAAAGATTCAGAGAGCCTTGTGTCTAAACTGGTTAATTGTTCAACTTGCTTGTCCTGAAGCTGACACTTTTTCAAATAACATCAGTGCATATGTGATACTTGTCATTTATCATTTTCATTATGTTTTCATAATTTGGACTtacatatatattattaaaacatGTGTGAGGTCCAGAGAGGACAGAGTAATGTTTATGCAGACCTGTGTGGCCCATCTGACTTCTGTGATCATAAATGTCACTGTAATGGTTTTTGATGCGATGTACTTGCGCTTTGGCTCCAGAGATTTATCCCAAAGCCTCCAAAACTTCATCACTCTTGAATTTCTCATCATCCCTCCAGTTATGAATCCTCTCATGTATGGATTTAAACTCACCAAAATACGAAACAGAATCTtgagtttaatttatttgaaaggGAAATGA
- the LOC106676930 gene encoding olfactory receptor 4B13-like, producing MYIFLSSLCINALYGTTGFYPKFLSDLLSSSHRISYEGCLLQAFIAYSFSFCDLSILTVMAFDRYLAICRPLHYYSFMTKRRLSQLVCFSWLTPFCLFSINVLLTARLKLCGINIQRALCLNWLIFKLACPEADTFPNNISAYVIIAICYFHYVFIIWTYIYLIKTCVRSREDRVMFMQTCVAHLTSVIINVTVMAVDWMYLRFGSRDLPQSLQNFITLEFLIIPPVMNPLMYGFKLSKIRNRILSLIYLKGK from the coding sequence ATGTACATTTTCCTGAGTAGCCTTTGCATTAATGCACTTTATGGAACCACAGGTTTCTACCCCAAATTCCTTTCAGATTTACTGTCGTCTTCTCACAGAATCTCCTATGAAGGGTGCCTTTTACAAGCTTTTATCGcgtattcattttctttttgtgattTGTCTATTTTAACTGTCATGGCCTTTGACAGGTATCTGGCTATATGTCGACCTCTGCACTACTACTCTTTCATGACTAAGAGGAGGCTTTCACAGCTGGTGTGTTTCTCCTGGCTGAcacctttctgtcttttttccattaatGTCCTGCTTACAGCAAGACTCAAGTTATGTGGTATAAACATTCAGAGAGCCTTATGTCTAAACTGGTTAATTTTTAAACTTGCTTGTCCTGAAGCTGACACTTTTCCAAATAACATCAGTGCATATGTGATAATTGCCATTTGTTATTTTCATTATGTTTTCATAATTTGGACTTACATATATCTTATTAAAACATGTGTGAGGTCCAGAGAGGACAGAGTAATGTTTATGCAGACCTGTGTGGCCCATCTGACTTCTGTGATCATAAATGTCACTGTAATGGCTGTTGATTGGATGTACTTGCGCTTTGGCTCCAGAGATTTACCCCAAAGCCTCCAAAACTTCATCACTCTTGAATTTCTCATCATCCCTCCAGTTATGAATCCTCTCATGTATGGATTTAAACTCAGCAAAATACGAAACAGAATCTtgagtttaatttatttgaaaggGAAATGA
- the LOC143412908 gene encoding olfactory receptor 6F1-like — MVNQSNERSFILSGFNEIMNFTVPLFSVTLLYYCVILFFNISLVLLIVLDESLHEPMYILLSSFCINALYGTTGFYPKFLSDLLSSSHRISYEGCLLQAFIMYSFACCDLSILTVMAFDRYLAICRPLHYHSFMTKRRLSQLVCFSWLTPFCVFAINVLLTARLKLCGIKIQRALCLNWLIVQLACPEADTFSNNISAYVILVIYLSHWLFIIWTYIYIIKTCVRSREDRVKFTQTCVPHLTSVIINFTVLAFDSMYLRFGSRDLPQSLKNFIALEFLIIPPVMNPLMYGFKLTKIRNRILSLIYLKGK, encoded by the coding sequence ATGGTTAATCAGTCTAATGAAAGAAGTTTCATTCTGTCAGGATTTAATGAGATAATGAATTTCACAGTACCCCTCTTCTCAGTTACTTTACTGTATTACTGTGTGATTTTGTTCTTCAATATTTCTCTTGTGCTGCTCATTGTCTTGGATGAAAGCCTCCATGAACCTATGTACATTTTACTGAGCAGCTTCTGCATTAATGCACTTTATGGAACCACAGGTTTCTACCCAAAATTCCTTTCAGATTTACTGTCGTCTTCTCACAGAATCTCCTATGAAGGGTGCCTTTTACAAGCTTTTATCATGTATTCATTTGCTTGCTGTGATTTGTCTATTTTAACTGTCATGGCCTTTGACAGGTATCTGGCTATATGTCGACCTCTGCACTACCACTCTTTCATGACTAAGAGGAGGCTTTCACAGCTGGTGTGTTTCTCCTGGctgacacctttctgtgtttttgccaTTAATGTCCTGCTTACAGCAAGACTCAAGTTATGTGGTATAAAGATTCAGAGAGCCTTATGTCTAAACTGGTTAATTGTTCAACTTGCTTGTCCTGAAGCTGACACTTTTTCAAATAACATCAGTGCATATGTGATACTTGTCATTTATCTGTCTCATTGGCTTTTCATAATTTGGACTtacatatatattattaaaacatGTGTGAGGTCCAGAGAGGACAGAGTAAAGTTTACGCAGACCTGTGTGCCCCATCTGACTTCTGTGATCATAAATTTCACTGTACTGGCTTTTGATTCGATGTACTTGCGCTTTGGCTCCAGAGATTTACCCCAAAGCCTCAAAAACTTCATCGCTCTTGAATTTCTCATCATCCCTCCAGTTATGAATCCTCTCATGTATGGATTTAAACTCACCAAAATACGAAACAGAATCTtgagtttaatttatttgaaaggGAAATGA